The following proteins are co-located in the Triplophysa dalaica isolate WHDGS20190420 chromosome 2, ASM1584641v1, whole genome shotgun sequence genome:
- the alg11 gene encoding GDP-Man:Man(3)GlcNAc(2)-PP-Dol alpha-1,2-mannosyltransferase, with product MRSTNRVSGTDRVVTVPKMSEQEHMTTCLCDLFRLLWSLLVPCIYLSLAFTAILFLLITGVRTWFHMKRKTRRAQDSQLTVAFFHPYCNAGGGGERVLWCALRTLQNRYQNVSFVVYTGDQGVTTEQILEGARRHFNIRLPRAVKFVFLKHRQLVDAKLYPYFTLLGQSLGSMFLGWEALTKFVPDLFIDSMGYAFTLPVFRYLAGCHVVSYVHYPTISTDMLSIIRERNPSFNNAEYISSNPVLSIIKLIYYCVFAIFYGLSGSCSDVIMVNSTWTLDHILALWHAPHRTSVVYPPCDVQAFLKVPLTEDNEVKKDKKCHSIVSVGQFRPEKNHRLQIRAFKKLLDRMQTESADQEAVKLVLIGGCRHEDDENRVLMLRGLCQELGVANRVEFKLNISFEELKKEITDATIGLHTMWNEHFGIGVVECMAAGTIILAHKSGGPKSDIVVPYDDGPTGFLADDEDSYADTMEKILSLTPAARMEIRRRARSSVTRFSDQEFENSFLAAMEDLMATLGQLE from the exons ATGCGCAGTACAAATCGTGTCTCAGGAACGGATAGAGTTGTGACAGTGCCTAAGATGTCGGAACAGGAACATATGACCACCTGTCTGTGCGATTTATTTAg GCTGCTGTGGTCTCTACTGGTACCATGCATCTATCTGAGTCTTGCATTCACAGCCATCCTCTTTCTCCTTATCACTGGAGTGAGAACCTGGTTTCATATGAAAAGAAAAACCAGGAGAGCTCAGGATAGCCAGCTGACCGTTGCGTTCTTTCACCCATACTGCAAtgctggaggaggaggagagagagtaCTTTGGTGTGCTTTACGCACGCTTCAAAACAG GTACCAGAATGTTTCCTTTGTGGTCTACACAGGAGATCAGGGTGTAACAACAGAACAAATCTTAGAAGGAGCAAGACGACACTTCAATATCAGACTCCCCCGAGCTGTTAAATTTGTGTTCCTGAAACACCGTCAACTAGTTGATGCGAAACTTTACCCATACTTTACTCTTCTAGGGCAGAGCCTAGGGTCAATGTTCTTGGGATGGGAAGCCTTGACTAAGTTTGTCCCAGACCTCTTCATTGACTCAATGGGCTATGCCTTTACCTTACCTGTGTTCCGATACCTTGCTGGTTGTCATGTGGTAAGCTACGTGCATTACCCCACCATCAGCACTGATATGCTGTCTATAATTCGTGAAAGAAACCCAAG CTTCAATAATGCAGAATACATCTCCAGTAATCCTGTTCTGAGCATCATCAAATTGATTTACTATTGTGTCTTCGCAATATTCTATGGCTTGTCTGGCTCCTGTAGTGATGTGATCATGGTAAATTCCACTTGGACATTAGATCACATTCTGGCTCTGTGGCATGCTCCTCACCGCACCAGTGTGGTCTACCCACCATGTGATGTCCAAGCCTTTCTTAAAGTCCCTCTAACAGAAGACAATGAGGTGAAAAAGGACAAAAAGTGTCACTCTATAGTCTCAGTGGGTCAGTTCAGGCCTGAGAAGAACCATCGGCTGCAAATCAGGGCTTTCAAAAAACTATTGGACAGGATGCagacagaatctgctgatcaaGAGGCTGTGAAACTGGTTTTGATTGGTGGATGTCGCCATGAGGATGATGAAAACAGGGTTTTGATGCTGAGAGGATTGTGTCAGGAGCTAGGTGTGGCGAACAGGGTGGAGTTCAAGCTTAATATTTCTTTTGAGGAACTGAAGAAAGAAATAACAGATGCCACCATCGGATTGCACACAATGTGGAATGAACATTTTGGTATTG GTGTGGTGGAGTGCATGGCTGCAGGAACAATCATTCTTGCTCACAAATCTGGTGGTCCAAAGTCAGACATTGTAGTACCCTATGATGATGGTCCAACAGGCTTTCTGGCAGATGATGAAGACAGTTATGCAGACACCATGGAAAAAATCCTTTCTCTGACTCCAGCTGCTCGTATGGAGATTCGACGGCGGGCACGTTCGTCTGTCACCCGCTTCTCAGATCAAGAGTTTGAAAACTCCTTTCTTGCTGCCATGGAAGATCTAATGGCCACACTAGGGCAGTTAGAGTAA